In Acidimicrobiia bacterium, the sequence GCGGTCGGAGAGCACAGCGGCGGCGACCAGGGCGGCATCGGTGATGCGCACGCCGTGGTGGACCTCGTAGCGGTCCTTGAGACCGCGCAGAATCCCGATCGCCTCTTCGACGCTGGGCGGCTCGACGAGCACCGGCTGGAAGCGGCGCTCCAGGGCGGCGTCCTTCTCGATGTGCTTGCGGAACTCGTCGAGGGTGGTGGCGCCGATCATGCGCAGCTCACCGCGGGCCAGCATCGGCTTGAGCATGTTGGAAGCGTCCATGGCACCTTCGGCGGCGCCGGCACCGACGACGGTGTGCATCTCGTCGAGGAAGGTGATGATCTCGCCGGCGGCGGCGCGGATCTCATCGAGTACCGCCTTGAGGCGCTCCTCGAATTCCCCGCGGTACTTGGCGCCGGCCACCATGGCGCCTAGGTCGAGGGCGATGACCCGCTTGCCCTTGAGCCCCTCTGGCACGTCGCCGTCGACGATGCGAGCGGCGAGCCCCTCGACGATGGCGGTCTTGCCGACGCCGGGCTCGCCGATGAGGACCGGGTTGTTCTTGGTGCGGCGCGTGAGCACTTGGATGACCCGGCGGATCTCGTCGTCACGACCGATGACCGGGTCGAGCCGACCGCGGCGTGCCTGTTCCACCAGATCGCGGCCGTATTGCTCCAGGGCGTTCATCGGCGCCTCGGGGTCGGCGCTGGTGACGCGATGCGGTCCGCGCTGCTCGGCGATGGCGGCGAGCATGGCGTCACGGTTGCCACCCAGCGTCTGCAGGGCTTCGGCGCTGGGGGTCTTCGAGGCGGCGAGAGCGAGCAACAGGTGCTCTACCGAGACGAAGTCGTCCTTCATCTTGGTGCGTTCCCGGTCGGCGTCCTCGAGCACGGCAACCGATGCCTTGTCGAGCGCGGCCTCGGCTCCGCCGTGCACGCGGGGGAGGGCGTCGAGGGAGTCGGTCACCCGATTGCGCAGCGACAGGGGGTCGACCCCGACCCTCTCGAGGATCGGGTGGACGAGACCGTCCGACTCGCCAAGCAGGCCGAGGAGCAGATGCTGCGGCGTGATCGCCTGGTGAGCACGGCGGGTCGCCTCGTCCCTGGCGATGACGAGCGCCTGGCGCGCCTTGGTGGTGAGCGTGTTCAGGTCCATGGGAGTGTCAACACATATCTTATTCGTGGTGTTCCACTAAATATGAGTGGAGAGGGCGCAATGCGCGTTTCACGATTCGCGGTTCGCCTGAGTTCTCGGAATGCTCGGGTCCCCGGGCCGGTTGGCCCTGAGAAAGAGGAGTCCCATTGGCCAAGGCATATTGGAACGACACGCTGATCGCTGAGAGTGATGACACCGTCGTCGTCGAGGGCAACCACTACTTTCCCCGAGCCGCCATCGACGACACCTACTTTCGGGAGACCGACCATCACACGGTGTGCTCGTGGAAGGGCGTCGCCTCGTACTTCGATGTGACCATCGACGGCGAGATCAATTGCAATGCCGCCTGGTACTACCCGGAGCCGTCTCCGGCGGCCGAGCACATCCGCGGCCGGGTCGCCTTCTGGAAGGGCGTCAGGGTCGAGCAGTGACCGGCGCAGGCAGAACGCCGGGGAATGTCGAGTTCGAGAACTAACCGGCCGACCTCACGACGCGACCGTCCCCCTCCGTTCTTGGTGGAAAACGACCAGCACAGTGTGTGTCCCTGGAAGGGCACGGCCGCGTACTTCGACATAGTGGTCGACGGCCAGACCAACCGTGGGGCTGCCTGGTACTACGCCGATCCCAAGCCAGCCGCCGAGGAGATCCGAGATCGGGTCGCCTTCTGGAAGGGCGTGGCAGTCGAAGCCTGAACGAGGGTGCTGGCGAAGCCGCTCGCACCGGAATAGTCGGGGGAGTGTTGCTAGCCGTGGTCTCCAGCCACGACCCGGGCCAGCGCGGCCGAATCGTCGACACGGATCACGCGGTATGCGGTCGACACCGCTCCCATGTCCCGCAGGGAGGCGAGTGCTTCGTTGACGCTCTGCCGGCTGGTGCCCAGCAGGGACGCGATCTCAGCCTGCGACATGCGGACCTCACCGTGGATCGCGGCCTCTTCAAGGATGAGGTCGGCGACCTGAGCTACCACCGTGCCATGCATTAGACGAATGATCCGCCGATGTGCGGACTCGAGTTGCCGTAGACCGGCGACAAGCCACCGCAGGCACAGTGCGGGTTGCCGAGCAAGTTCGGGTACGAGACGATCCCGATCGAAACGCAGCGCCCGCACCTGCGTAACCGCCCGAGCCCCGGACAGGTAGAGCCCCTCGCCGAACATGGCGATATCGCCGAGCACCGCGCCCGGTCCGACCCTGGCCACGACCCGGCGGCGTCCCGCATGATCGCGGTACAGGTGCACGGTGCCGTCGCGGATCAGGTAGGCGGCGCTCGCCGGCTCCCCTTGACG encodes:
- a CDS encoding Crp/Fnr family transcriptional regulator; translation: MTLSDDQHLAWMARSFGHPDYLPLGPADLEVLEAVAEPISRFVGSHLFRQGEPASAAYLIRDGTVHLYRDHAGRRRVVARVGPGAVLGDIAMFGEGLYLSGARAVTQVRALRFDRDRLVPELARQPALCLRWLVAGLRQLESAHRRIIRLMHGTVVAQVADLILEEAAIHGEVRMSQAEIASLLGTSRQSVNEALASLRDMGAVSTAYRVIRVDDSAALARVVAGDHG
- a CDS encoding DUF427 domain-containing protein, which codes for MAKAYWNDTLIAESDDTVVVEGNHYFPRAAIDDTYFRETDHHTVCSWKGVASYFDVTIDGEINCNAAWYYPEPSPAAEHIRGRVAFWKGVRVEQ
- a CDS encoding DUF427 domain-containing protein, whose translation is MSSSRTNRPTSRRDRPPPFLVENDQHSVCPWKGTAAYFDIVVDGQTNRGAAWYYADPKPAAEEIRDRVAFWKGVAVEA